From the Manihot esculenta cultivar AM560-2 chromosome 14, M.esculenta_v8, whole genome shotgun sequence genome, the window tgaaaaaatttatataaaaattaatacccTTTCTGCCAAACTGTGACTATCAGTAGCTTGGCCTCTTTTTGCTCTCACATGAACAACATCTGTTGGTTTCTGCAATTCTTTCTCgtcctttctctttctttttcttcctccaAAGCTCTACAAAGTATCACATTAATTGTTAGACACCCTAAAACTTATTAAGACACAGATTAAGAGCAGAACTGCAGAAACACCATATCGATTTCTGACCTTGATGTTTTCACTCAACCCAGTTCCAGGAACTGCAGGAGTAGTAGGAGATACGGGCACCAAGCCTTGAATATTACTAGCGAAGTtcatagggagatagggttgcTGTTGATCATTGGAGTAGCTGTTGCCATTTGAGAAAGCTATAAAGTCTCGATCATCGGTTGAGTTAAAATTCTCTAATGCTCTCAGCTGATCGTTCCCTGTCAACAGAAAATTTGCATAGTTGATTCCTGAGAAAAGGGGCTTTAGGTTTTGTAGGTCCTCAGTAAACTCATGAGCCATCTGATTCTGAATAAATCTTGTGCAAAATATGGGAGCACTTGAATAAGGGTGCAACATATAAATGAGCTCCTTTGGAcctacactttttttttttaaagaaaattattattattttttaagaaagttATCAAAATTGCATAATatgcttttgaaaaaaaatcttGGTTCCACGTGATGTATTATACACTCAGAAACTTTAATCTCTCTTGagaaaattaaaaacataaaatgagtatTTCTTCgaatttttcactttatttataaattaagggaatctttcttgagaaaattaatttttaaaaaataatttagtcataaaaacataaaatgataaaatagttATTTCTGAAACAATCTCAATGTCAAGTAAATtctcaaatataaaaaattctagttctttaattcaaaatctaataaataaagaaaatccaAAAATTCCCAAAATGAGTATAGTATTATCCTTGTGATTCCATGATATGTTAATGTTGATTAATACATCAATTGGAAAATAAAGATACTCAAAGATCTATaattattacattaaaattgaatcaaaatcatCATAAATTTGGAATTATATTAATTTCAGCAATACatattcttatatatatatatataatttaaaaaaaaacccaaTATAGGTTTGTTGAAAAATTGATCACCTATACAAAATTCCAAAAATAGTGGAAATATATAAATGTGTTGCATGGGGGAAGAGAATCTTCAGTATAATATGGGAGGGGGGTATGATTTTCATGCTCTTAGAATTTGACATGTTTTGTAACAGTTGGAAGTACTTAGtctttcaaaactcagtttCATCAAATATGTCAAAATTTCCATTATTGTATCCAACCAAAAGGCTGTTAAGCTTTACCACACTGCTTATAATTTGCCCTACCTAGTGTTTTTGGTGGTGGTGTGAAATCAGACTCTCACCTTCTTTCATTAAAGccatttaatgattttttttgttAGGCTTGGACTTCTGTTCATctaatttatcttaaaaaaattgcaaatattaaaattatgttcATTTTCATGATGAACTTTGAAGACTAATAATTAAAAACTACCATGTTTGATTCCATGGAGTTTCAGGCCTAAGGGATACGAAGCCCTTATTGTGCATTTGGGTACGGTTTATTAAAGCCCAATATATGTATCCTTAACGCTTTCATTTGATTATCAACCTCTCAAGCAAGCAAACATTTACCAACACTGGAAAAGGGCAAAAAAGTTATGCCCTCACGCAGGATCGAACTACGGACCTTCAGTTTACAAGACTGACGCTCTACCACTGAGCTATAAGGGCAATTGTTTAGTTTTGGATGGTTCTCTAATTTGGAAGAGAGCTCAAAGCGCCAGAGGCCCTAGAGAACAGGAATATTCCATGGAAAGTCCCACGTATTACTATGCATTTATCACCGAAAAGCTTGTGGAAATAACAAATGCTGAAGATAGCCTTTTAGACCCAACTCAGAAAATGAGTGGCTATACATGCATTCCAATTTCTCTGACATTAATTAAGTTTTGAACAAGAAACAAAACTTTCATTAATTACAAGTTGTTACAATTTTCACCATTCTGAAAATATCACCAagctaattttgtaaaaaaaaaaaaaagcttaataATAACTAATTCTATGAGGAATTAATTTAgatgaataattatatatactTAAGGTAATTTTAAAAACAGAGGTTCAATTAATTATTACATCTTCCAATGCATGCAGTGCATCATCACCAACATTTCTCAACGCATGCACAAGAAAATATCCTTCCGAAAACTgtgacaataaaaaataatgtcaatttaatggaattttattcaaaatcaattaTGCTTAAAGCCCCAAAAGCCCATTTAagatcttaaatatttttgacGTAATggatattatatgttttaatcaCTGTTCTTGTAGTGATGCATcacatgaaaaataataatataaaaaagcaattattaattataattcaaaTGGATTTTATAAAATAGGTGGGTGACTCACATGATAAGATTTTAGCATTTTATATTCAAAAATGGAAAGTTACagatgcatctccttccactaCTACTGGTAGCAATAGGCTCAATATGGAAACCTCTATCCTCTGAACATGAGTTTCCggcttcaattatttttttttagtggAGAAGGGGACTGAGGACTTGAAACTGGATCTCTAGGCTATTTCGACTTCAATTATTAACTCTTTGTATTCTCGTCTTTTTCCCGATCTTTTCGCAGCTTTAAACTCATAACTTAGGGCCCCCCACTAGCTTACAACACATTTAAATTCCCCACTGCTTCCTAGTACCATTTTGTCCTAACGTATCTTGCTTTATATGTATGCATCTGTATCATCTCATTTGTCAGATTTGCCAAGGGAGAAGCCCTGGAGGGAGGAGATAAGTGTGGATCCTTAGCAAATAGCTGAACTCAAGACGTAGACACCAACTGCACCCTGAGGGTTAAGTGTCATTAAATCATTGGTTCGTATCTTATCATTTTGACAATCGTGTATATGACGTTGGAAATGAACTACTTTATTAAACATAGTCAAATTTAACTTGCATTATGAACAGtgaacattttttttttgggtataATAACacgatataaaataattattattattttactttttatgaaaaatgttttttttttttttcaaactatATGATCCGACATAGGGTTTTGTATTTAacctataatatattttatccaGTCAATCACGTTTCTTGCGAAATGAGTTTAGGACAAAAATGGGGGAAATGGACTGAATCATTGCCCTTAAGAAATACGCaaaattcattttctttaaatCATGAAATATGTCAAAGAATTGGTTTTGAGATATATAAATGAACAGGAAGCACTTTGTACTTGCATGATAATTAATGGTATGTGATTTGCTTCTTTCTTGattgataattaaaaataaaataaaaatatgaatattCCAACTTTAAGTCTGATTATTGATATATGCTATTGCGATGTGTAGGACCCATAAAGTGGACCATAGCTAATGCTATATTTTCTTTGCCACTTATGCAGGCTAGCTAATCACACATCGGAGATGACCAATGCCACACGCCCAGAAAATTCCATTCATTTGTGTATATAAAGGGAAGAGCTTGTGGAGACTCTATAGTCTCCAAGTTTACCAATTTTCTCTCTGAGATGCACAGTATTAGACCACCTGTGCGTGCTGCTGCTAGTGTTACAAAGAGGATGTGCAATTCTACTGAAGAGGACAGCCAGCTGAGGAGAGGTCCTTGGACTCTT encodes:
- the LOC110630635 gene encoding transcription factor bHLH75, which produces MAHEFTEDLQNLKPLFSGINYANFLLTGNDQLRALENFNSTDDRDFIAFSNGNSYSNDQQQPYLPMNFASNIQGLVPVSPTTPAVPGTGLSENIKSFGGRKRKRKDEKELQKPTDVVHVRAKRGQATDSHSLAERVRREKINEKLRHLQDLVPGCYKTMGMAVMLDVIIHYVQSLQNQIEFLSMKLSAASMYYDFNLDRDDIETMQGTNAYEVQEMGREGYGLPSNYFQSARPL